From a region of the Pseudoxanthomonas sp. X-1 genome:
- a CDS encoding SDR family oxidoreductase codes for MLNEPIPSRTPRSSRWRRWLAALGLLLGSVSTVGATAQTPPPPAWSTADMPSQKGRIFLVTGGTSGMGFEDAKALAAAGARVIIAARNAERGQEAIDRIRQDIPAAQVQFERLDLSSLSSVRDLGRRLGASLPRLDGLINNAAIMATPERATSVDGLEMQFATNYAGHFVLTAELLPLLRKSDAPRVVTLSSVAVHRGTLNLDDLQSSGAYEPMTTYAQSKLACLMFAFELQRRSDAAGWGIQSMAAHPGVAVTELVARGPGLDSPQGRQWASHREHYQTAAQGAIPTLYAATAPTAQGGVYYGPTGPNEISGPLGLATVPAIARDTAAAARLWELSEEITGARFPQPVPTRTR; via the coding sequence ATGCTCAACGAACCCATCCCTTCCCGCACGCCGCGCTCTTCCCGCTGGCGCCGCTGGCTCGCCGCCCTTGGTCTGCTGCTGGGCAGCGTGTCCACCGTCGGCGCGACCGCGCAGACCCCGCCACCGCCCGCCTGGAGCACGGCCGACATGCCCTCGCAGAAGGGGCGCATCTTCCTGGTCACAGGCGGAACCAGCGGCATGGGATTCGAGGATGCCAAGGCCCTGGCGGCGGCAGGCGCCCGCGTGATCATCGCCGCGCGCAACGCGGAGCGCGGACAGGAGGCGATCGACAGGATCCGGCAGGACATTCCGGCGGCGCAGGTGCAGTTTGAAAGGCTGGACCTTTCCAGCCTGTCCTCGGTTCGGGACCTCGGCAGGCGCCTGGGCGCTTCCCTCCCCAGGCTGGATGGCTTGATCAACAACGCGGCCATCATGGCGACGCCCGAGCGCGCGACGTCGGTGGATGGCCTGGAAATGCAGTTCGCCACCAACTACGCCGGCCACTTCGTCCTCACCGCCGAGCTGCTGCCCCTGCTGCGCAAGAGCGACGCGCCACGCGTGGTGACCTTGTCCAGCGTCGCGGTGCATCGCGGCACGCTGAACCTCGACGACCTGCAGTCGTCCGGCGCCTATGAGCCCATGACGACGTACGCGCAGTCGAAGCTGGCCTGCCTGATGTTCGCCTTCGAGCTGCAGCGTCGCAGCGATGCCGCGGGATGGGGCATCCAGAGCATGGCCGCGCATCCCGGCGTGGCGGTCACGGAGCTGGTGGCGCGCGGCCCGGGCCTGGACAGCCCACAGGGACGCCAATGGGCCAGCCACCGGGAGCACTACCAGACCGCGGCGCAGGGCGCCATTCCCACGCTGTACGCGGCGACCGCGCCTACGGCGCAGGGCGGCGTCTACTACGGGCCGACCGGGCCCAATGAAATCTCCGGACCGCTGGGTCTGGCCACTGTTCCCGCCATCGCCCGCGACACGGCGGCGGCCGCCAGACTGTGGGAGTTGAGCGAGGAGA